From the genome of Bombus huntii isolate Logan2020A chromosome 14, iyBomHunt1.1, whole genome shotgun sequence, one region includes:
- the LOC126872854 gene encoding chloride channel protein 2 isoform X5, protein MPAFVLNRAYFVCNDNYLMYGRYTKDLGEYAKEEARKLKYHDKARRKYDKTRAEDLRKSRRGPLCRKLLALLAFAWKHTGARLGEDWVFLALLGIIMALISYAMDRGISMCNNARIWLYQDLTHHPALQYLAWVSLPVCLILFSAGFVHIVAPQSIGSGIPEMKTILRGVALKEYLTFRTLVAKVIGLTATLGSGLPLGKEGPFVHIASIVATLLSKLVTSFQGIYENESRNCEMLAAACAVGVAACFAAPIGGVLFSIEVTTVYFAVRNYWRGFFAAVCGATMFRLLAIWFQREETITAMFATNFTMDFPFDPQELFVFALIGVGSGLGGAFYVWLHRQYVIFMRKNKSMNSFLQKNRFLYPGIVSLIVSSVSFPLGLGQFMAGDLNTHDQVYGLFTNFTWTKQELGVEEMNMVKHWSTIYTDVFIGLISFVAFTFIFSIISSTVPVPSGIFIPVFKIGAALGRAVGEAMALWFPNGVRYGGIITPIVPGGYATVGAAAFSGAVTHTISVSVIVFEMTGQITHIVPIMIAVLISNAIAALLQPSIYDSIILIKKLPYLPDLLPSSSGMYNVYVEDFMVRDVKNIWHGITYQKLKEILKENRKLRGFPLVDNPDSMILLGSIQRLELIKLIEKHIGRERRLQVVIVVAQKWHKEAEERAREEMERQLRDQERTRRPSRFEVIPAPDILKMQRQSVNDLTMSPNNAAAPDHHTYHSPVFGSQPKKSILKKTNSFTLKGFSPLVSPAVTPYTTVTGAESRIRLAFEAIFRKSATLQDVDPDPEIGSGGAIRRDSQDVPPHTPMLAPSPATSKKVQLPRERVIDMSAEDQKRWEESEMMLEVDFSRCHIDPAPFQLVERTSLLKVHSLFSMVGVNHAYVTAIGRLVGVVGLKELRKAIEDANAGILPMHSESHIGVSTSSIAKSETDTESKNVSTMNSIVSVDCEKVEKV, encoded by the exons ATGCCGGCTTTTGTTCTGAATAGAGCCTATTTCGTCTGTAACGATAATTATCTT ATGTATGGTCGCTACACGAAAGACCTGGGTGAGTACGCAAAAGAAGAGGCACGAAAGCTGAAGTACCACGACAAAGCGCGGCGAAAGTATGACAAGACTAGAGCGGAGGATCTACGAAAGTCGAGGAGAGGACCACTATGCAGGAAGTTGCTCGCGTTATTGGCCTTCGCCTGGAAGCACACTGGAGCTAGATTAGGCGAAGACTGGGTCTTCTTGGCTCTTCTTGGTATAATCATGGCGCTTATCAGTTACGCCATGGACCGTGGCATTTCTATGTGCAACAACG CCAGGATATGGCTTTATCAGGACCTGACGCATCATCCAGCGCTTCAATATCTCGCCTGGGTGTCTTTGCCAGTTTGCTTGATTCTCTTTAGCGCCGGATTCGTGCACATCGTTGCACCACAGAGCATAGGATCAGGCATTCCAGAGATGAAGACGATTCTACGCGGAGTGGCCTTGAAGGAGTACCTGACCTTTCGTACTCTTGTAGCGAAG GTGATAGGTCTGACTGCCACATTGGGCTCTGGTTTACCGCTGGGCAAGGAAGGTCCTTTCGTGCACATCGCTAGTATCGTGGCCACGCTTTTATCCAAATTGGTCACCAGTTTCCAAGGAATCTACGAGAACGAGAGCAGAAACTGTGAGATGCTCGCAGCAGCCTGCGCTGTTGGAGTTGCCGCCTGTTTCGCAGCACCGATAGGTGGAGTTCTCTTCAGCATCGAAGTAACCACCGTGTATTTCGCCGTTCGAAATTACTGGAGAGGATTCTTCGCAGCCGTATGCGGCGCCACGATGTTTCGATTGCTCGCGATCTGGTTTCAACGAGAGGAAACGATTACCGCGATGTTCGCAACGAATTTTACTATGGACTTCCCCTTCGATCCTCAGGAATTGTTTGTATTTGCCTTGATCGGTGTTGGCAGCGGTCTAGGAGGTGCTTTCTACGTCTGGTTGCATAGACAGTATGTGATCTTCATGAGGAAGAACAAGAGTATGAACAGCTTCCTGCAGAAAAA TCGCTTCTTGTATCCTGGAATCGTCTCCCTGATCGTGTCCTCCGTGTCTTTTCCCTTGGGACTAGGCCAGTTCATGGCCGGTGATTTAAACACCCACGATCAAGTTTACGGTCTGTTCACCAATTTCACTTGGACCAAACAAGAATTAGGAGTAGAAGAAATGAACATGGTTAAACATTGGTCTACCATATACACTGATGTGTTCATCGGTTTAATTAGTTTCGTTGCATTCACG TTCATCTTTTCGATCATAAGTTCGACGGTTCCCGTGCCATCGGGAATCTTCATCCCCGTGTTCAAAATCGGTGCTGCATTAGGCAGAGCTGTGGGTGAAGCCATGGCTCTATGGTTCCCCAATGGTGTTCGATATGGTGGTATCATAACTCCTATCGTACCAG GAGGCTACGCCACCGTTGGAGCAGCTGCATTTTCCGGTGCTGTGACCCATACAATCTCTGTGAGTGTAATCGTGTTTGAGATGACTGGCCAGATTACTCACATTGTTCCTATAATGATCGCCGTGCTGATCAGCAACGCCATCGCTGCGCTTCTTCAACCCAGCATATACGACAGTATCATTCTGATTAAGAAGCTGCCATACTTACCAGACCTACTACCTTCCAGTTCAG GCATGTACAATGTGTACGTCGAAGACTTTATGGTTCGTGATGTGAAGAATATTTGGCACGGAATTACCTATCagaaattaaaggaaattttaaaagaaaaccGCAAGTTACGTGGATTTCCTCTGGTCGATAATCCTGATTCTATGATTCTGCTTGGATCTATCCAAAGGTTGGAATTAATCAAACTGATTGAGAAACATATTGGACGAGAGAGGAGGCTGCAGGTAGTCATCGTA GTGGCCCAGAAATGGCACAAAGAGGCGGAGGAGAGAGCTCGAGAAGAAATGGAACGTCAGTTAAGGGACCAGGAAAGAACAAGGAGACCGTCCAGGTTCGAAGTGATTCCGGCACCAGATATTCTTAAGATGCAGAGGCAAAGTGTTAACGATCTAACAATGTCTCCAAACAACGCTGCCGCTCCTGACCAT CACACTTACCATTCCCCGGTATTTGGGTCACAACCGAAGAAATCGATCTTAAAGAAAACCAATTCCTTCACGTTGAAAGGATTCAGCCCACTAGTCAGCCCCGCCGTTACTCCTTATACCACTGTCACTGGTGCGGAGAGCAG AATACGCCTTGCCTTCGAGGCGATTTTTCGCAAGTCAGCCACTTTGCAAGATGTAGATCCAGATCCAGAGATCGGATCTGGAGGTGCTATCAGACGTGACAGTCAAGACGTACCTCCTCATACCCCGATGCTGGCACCGAGCCCCGCCACTTCGAAGAAAGTACAACTG CCTCGCGAGAGGGTAATAGACATGTCAGCAGAGGATCAGAAACGGTGGGAAGAAAGTGAAATGATGTTGGAGGTCGACTTCTCGAGGTGTCACATCGATCCAGCACCGTTCCAATTGGTTGAGCGAACGTCTTTGTTGAAAGTCCACAGTCTATTCAGCATGGTCGGAGTGAATCATGCTTACGTGACGGCTATTGGAAGACTGGTTGGGGTTGTAGGATTGAAAGAG CTGAGGAAAGCGATAGAAGACGCAAACGCTGGAATCTT
- the LOC126872854 gene encoding chloride channel protein 2 isoform X6 has product MYGRYTKDLGEYAKEEARKLKYHDKARRKYDKTRAEDLRKSRRGPLCRKLLALLAFAWKHTGARLGEDWVFLALLGIIMALISYAMDRGISMCNNARIWLYQDLTHHPALQYLAWVSLPVCLILFSAGFVHIVAPQSIGSGIPEMKTILRGVALKEYLTFRTLVAKVIGLTATLGSGLPLGKEGPFVHIASIVATLLSKLVTSFQGIYENESRNCEMLAAACAVGVAACFAAPIGGVLFSIEVTTVYFAVRNYWRGFFAAVCGATMFRLLAIWFQREETITAMFATNFTMDFPFDPQELFVFALIGVGSGLGGAFYVWLHRQYVIFMRKNKSMNSFLQKNRFLYPGIVSLIVSSVSFPLGLGQFMAGDLNTHDQVYGLFTNFTWTKQELGVEEMNMVKHWSTIYTDVFIGLISFVAFTFIFSIISSTVPVPSGIFIPVFKIGAALGRAVGEAMALWFPNGVRYGGIITPIVPGGYATVGAAAFSGAVTHTISVSVIVFEMTGQITHIVPIMIAVLISNAIAALLQPSIYDSIILIKKLPYLPDLLPSSSGMYNVYVEDFMVRDVKNIWHGITYQKLKEILKENRKLRGFPLVDNPDSMILLGSIQRLELIKLIEKHIGRERRLQVVIVVAQKWHKEAEERAREEMERQLRDQERTRRPSRFEVIPAPDILKMQRQSVNDLTMSPNNAAAPDHHTYHSPVFGSQPKKSILKKTNSFTLKGFSPLVSPAVTPYTTVTGAESRIRLAFEAIFRKSATLQDVDPDPEIGSGGAIRRDSQDVPPHTPMLAPSPATSKKVQLPRERVIDMSAEDQKRWEESEMMLEVDFSRCHIDPAPFQLVERTSLLKVHSLFSMVGVNHAYVTAIGRLVGVVGLKELRKAIEDANAGILPMHSESHIGVSTSSIAKSETDTESKNVSTMNSIVSVDCEKVEKV; this is encoded by the exons ATGTATGGTCGCTACACGAAAGACCTGGGTGAGTACGCAAAAGAAGAGGCACGAAAGCTGAAGTACCACGACAAAGCGCGGCGAAAGTATGACAAGACTAGAGCGGAGGATCTACGAAAGTCGAGGAGAGGACCACTATGCAGGAAGTTGCTCGCGTTATTGGCCTTCGCCTGGAAGCACACTGGAGCTAGATTAGGCGAAGACTGGGTCTTCTTGGCTCTTCTTGGTATAATCATGGCGCTTATCAGTTACGCCATGGACCGTGGCATTTCTATGTGCAACAACG CCAGGATATGGCTTTATCAGGACCTGACGCATCATCCAGCGCTTCAATATCTCGCCTGGGTGTCTTTGCCAGTTTGCTTGATTCTCTTTAGCGCCGGATTCGTGCACATCGTTGCACCACAGAGCATAGGATCAGGCATTCCAGAGATGAAGACGATTCTACGCGGAGTGGCCTTGAAGGAGTACCTGACCTTTCGTACTCTTGTAGCGAAG GTGATAGGTCTGACTGCCACATTGGGCTCTGGTTTACCGCTGGGCAAGGAAGGTCCTTTCGTGCACATCGCTAGTATCGTGGCCACGCTTTTATCCAAATTGGTCACCAGTTTCCAAGGAATCTACGAGAACGAGAGCAGAAACTGTGAGATGCTCGCAGCAGCCTGCGCTGTTGGAGTTGCCGCCTGTTTCGCAGCACCGATAGGTGGAGTTCTCTTCAGCATCGAAGTAACCACCGTGTATTTCGCCGTTCGAAATTACTGGAGAGGATTCTTCGCAGCCGTATGCGGCGCCACGATGTTTCGATTGCTCGCGATCTGGTTTCAACGAGAGGAAACGATTACCGCGATGTTCGCAACGAATTTTACTATGGACTTCCCCTTCGATCCTCAGGAATTGTTTGTATTTGCCTTGATCGGTGTTGGCAGCGGTCTAGGAGGTGCTTTCTACGTCTGGTTGCATAGACAGTATGTGATCTTCATGAGGAAGAACAAGAGTATGAACAGCTTCCTGCAGAAAAA TCGCTTCTTGTATCCTGGAATCGTCTCCCTGATCGTGTCCTCCGTGTCTTTTCCCTTGGGACTAGGCCAGTTCATGGCCGGTGATTTAAACACCCACGATCAAGTTTACGGTCTGTTCACCAATTTCACTTGGACCAAACAAGAATTAGGAGTAGAAGAAATGAACATGGTTAAACATTGGTCTACCATATACACTGATGTGTTCATCGGTTTAATTAGTTTCGTTGCATTCACG TTCATCTTTTCGATCATAAGTTCGACGGTTCCCGTGCCATCGGGAATCTTCATCCCCGTGTTCAAAATCGGTGCTGCATTAGGCAGAGCTGTGGGTGAAGCCATGGCTCTATGGTTCCCCAATGGTGTTCGATATGGTGGTATCATAACTCCTATCGTACCAG GAGGCTACGCCACCGTTGGAGCAGCTGCATTTTCCGGTGCTGTGACCCATACAATCTCTGTGAGTGTAATCGTGTTTGAGATGACTGGCCAGATTACTCACATTGTTCCTATAATGATCGCCGTGCTGATCAGCAACGCCATCGCTGCGCTTCTTCAACCCAGCATATACGACAGTATCATTCTGATTAAGAAGCTGCCATACTTACCAGACCTACTACCTTCCAGTTCAG GCATGTACAATGTGTACGTCGAAGACTTTATGGTTCGTGATGTGAAGAATATTTGGCACGGAATTACCTATCagaaattaaaggaaattttaaaagaaaaccGCAAGTTACGTGGATTTCCTCTGGTCGATAATCCTGATTCTATGATTCTGCTTGGATCTATCCAAAGGTTGGAATTAATCAAACTGATTGAGAAACATATTGGACGAGAGAGGAGGCTGCAGGTAGTCATCGTA GTGGCCCAGAAATGGCACAAAGAGGCGGAGGAGAGAGCTCGAGAAGAAATGGAACGTCAGTTAAGGGACCAGGAAAGAACAAGGAGACCGTCCAGGTTCGAAGTGATTCCGGCACCAGATATTCTTAAGATGCAGAGGCAAAGTGTTAACGATCTAACAATGTCTCCAAACAACGCTGCCGCTCCTGACCAT CACACTTACCATTCCCCGGTATTTGGGTCACAACCGAAGAAATCGATCTTAAAGAAAACCAATTCCTTCACGTTGAAAGGATTCAGCCCACTAGTCAGCCCCGCCGTTACTCCTTATACCACTGTCACTGGTGCGGAGAGCAG AATACGCCTTGCCTTCGAGGCGATTTTTCGCAAGTCAGCCACTTTGCAAGATGTAGATCCAGATCCAGAGATCGGATCTGGAGGTGCTATCAGACGTGACAGTCAAGACGTACCTCCTCATACCCCGATGCTGGCACCGAGCCCCGCCACTTCGAAGAAAGTACAACTG CCTCGCGAGAGGGTAATAGACATGTCAGCAGAGGATCAGAAACGGTGGGAAGAAAGTGAAATGATGTTGGAGGTCGACTTCTCGAGGTGTCACATCGATCCAGCACCGTTCCAATTGGTTGAGCGAACGTCTTTGTTGAAAGTCCACAGTCTATTCAGCATGGTCGGAGTGAATCATGCTTACGTGACGGCTATTGGAAGACTGGTTGGGGTTGTAGGATTGAAAGAG CTGAGGAAAGCGATAGAAGACGCAAACGCTGGAATCTT